A region of the Bacillus sp. NP247 genome:
GAAGCGGATATGTATGAAGAAGTTGCACATAAAGAAGGTGGATGGAAAGATTTCCGCAACTTTGTGATTGTTAAAAAAGTGAAGGAAAGCGACGTTATTACATCATTTTATTTAAAACCTGAAGATGGTGGGAAAGTTTCTTCATTCATCCCAGGACAATATGTAACGATTCAAATAAATATTGAAGGTGAAACATATACGCATAATCGTCAATATAGCTTATCTGATGCTCCTGGAAAAGAATATTATCGTATTAGTGTAAAGAAAGAAAAAGGTGTAGATACACCAGATGGTAAAGTATCTAATTACTTACATGATCATGTAGGGGAAGGAGATGTCTTACCAGTAAGTGCACCAGCAGGAGATTTCGTATTAAATATGGAGTCAACATTACCTGTTGTACTAATTAGTGGTGGAGTAGGTATTACACCGATGATGAGTATGTTAAATGCGTTAATTGAACAAAAATCAAAGCGTAATGTATGCTTTGTTCATGCGGCGATAAATAGTAATACACATGCGATGAAAGAGCATGTTGAGACAGTAGAAAAAGAGTATGAACAAGTTAAAGCATATACTTGCTATTCTTCACCGACAGAGCAAGATGTGGAAATGAAGAATTTTGATAAAGAAGGATTCACTGAACGTGAATGGTTACAAACTATTATTCCAACGACTGAAGCAGAATTTTATTTCTGCGGTCCAGTACCATTTATGAAACATATAAATGCTGCATTAATTGATTTGGGTGTTAAACAAGAGAACATTCATTATGAATTTTTCGGTCCCGCAGCAAGCTTACAATAGATTAAATTTGAACAAGCGAAAAACGAGGTATTATTTTACCTCGTTTTTCGCTTGTTCTCTTAATAATCGATTTACTGTTTCACGGCGTACACCTATGAGCTGACCAATTTCAGTTTGTGTTAATATTTCATAAATAGGGATGTCACCTAAATATAAAGTGAACCACTCTTGTAAACGATGAAGGCGCTCTTTAGGAGAGACAGTTGTCAATTGATCGATACGCTGTTGCATCATTCGTAATTTCGATTGTAATTGCATGGCGATATTTGCATATGATGCAGGATTTGCCTGAAGTTTATCGTACCAGTCATTACTAATTATAGGCTCAACTTCTGTTTTCATTAAAGCGATAGCTGTACCGTGATATTCCTTTGGTGAGATTAAAGAATGGTGAGGTATCGTTTCACCAGGAACGATAATATTAAATAAAAATGGTGTTCCGTCTTCTTCTAATCGAATAACTTTTAATAAACCTGTTTTTATAAAGTATAAAGGACCGTCCTCACCTTGACGGAATAATATATCTCCCTTATGTAGAATCAATGTTAGCCCCCCATTAAAACATTTCTATTTCTTATATTTTAGCGTATATGTATAAAGATAATATGCTTTTTAAACAGCAATTTCATTGACGAAATGTATGCTATTACAGTAGTATACTATTTAGTGTGTAATAGTACTAGCAATGAATACGCTGTAGGGGGTTTAGTATATTGTTAGATGCGATGAAGATGACGGATATGAGAATTCCGGCGAATGCTATCATTCATGTAGAAGAGATGAAAGGTGGAGTCGTTTTATCCGTTGAAATAGACGGCCAAATTATTTATACGATGGCTTATGATGAAGAAACAGATAGTTATGCTGAATTATATGATCGAAACGATAAGAGGGCGTGCCAAGTACATGAAGACTTTATGGGATGGTCACTTCTTCACTAAAAAGATGTCAATATGACATCTTTTTTTATTGAATCGATAGATTATACAAAGAAATGAAATATAAGGATAAAATTTGTAATAAATGATTTTGCATTGTTAGCACTTTGTAACTGTAAGATAACTGCTTTTTCGCTATCATAAGGATAACAGTCATAGCTATAGGAGTGATCAACTTGAAGAAAGTACATATTTCGAATTTTATGCTATTAAGTGTTTGTTTAGTTTTATTTGTTCTCCTAGGAGCCTTTTTATATTCATGTGTATAAGAAAAAACGCATTCTAGAAAGAGCGCGTTATAAAAATGAAGTAATGATTAATCTAGTTCCAAGAATAATTAATGTGATACGTAATAAATTAATTACTGCATTACCGCTTAATTTCGTGTTAATATAAGCCCCGATTTTCCCGCCAATCCATGCACCAGGAATAAGAATTAATGCATAAGCCCAGCTGACATTTCCTAGAGAGATGTGAGTTAAAGAACTTACAATTGCTGAGAGAAATACGATAAACATTGAAGTTGCTACAGCAATGTGTGCTGGGAACGCAAAAAGAAGCATCATCGCTGGCACAAGTAAGGCGCCACCACCGATTCCGAATAATCCGGATATAAATCCAACTATAAAGGCAATAAAGATAGCGAGAAATGGTGGGAATTGATAGTCTACAGTATTTCCTTCGTTATCTGTAAAAGATCGCTTAATTACAGTCATATTTGATAGGGAAAGAGGTTTCAATTTGTCTCGTAGTATAAGAAGAATGGAGACGAATATAAGAAAAATCCCAAAGTATAAAGAAAATGTATCTTGGTTTAAAAATTTGTTTGCCCATGATCCGATAATACCACCAGGGCCACTCCCGATAAATAAAATAAGTCCACTTTTATAATCTACTCGTTTATGTTTCATATAAGTAAGGGTAGAAGACAGCCCTGTAAAAACGACTGTTACCATAGAAGTTCCTACTGCGAGTTGTGGTGATAAACTGTGTAATCCAATTAATAACGGAACGATAATAATTCCGCCTCCAAGCCCGACTAGGCTCCCGACTGTCCCAGCGATTAATCCGATGAAAAGTAACATGATGTATTCCAAAATTGCCAACTCCTCTATATAACTTATCCATCAATCATTATACACGCTTTTTAATAAAAAATAGGTTTGTTCACAAAAAAGTCGTCTTCCTAGAAAAATAAGGAAGACGACTTTTGATTAAAAGATTAAGTGTAATAAGTAGTAAAATAATGCAGCTAAAGAAGCTGAAATAGGAAGTGTAATAACCCATGTAATTAACATGCGTTTTGCAGTTCCCCATTTTACACCTTTCACACGATGTGAAGCACCAACCCCTAAAATAGAAGAAGAGATAACGTGCGTTGTACTAACCGGTAAGTGAATGAATGTTGCACCGAAAATAACAAGTGATGATGATAAATCGGCAGCTACACCATTTACAGGACGAATTTTCATAATTTGTCCACCGACAGTTTTAATAATTTTCCATCCACCGACAGAAGTACCAAGCCCCATTGCGATTGCACAAGATAATTGTACCCAGAACGGGATGTCGCCAGAAGTATGATAGTTATTAGCCATAAGAGCCATCGTAATGATTCCCATTGCTTTTTGTGCATCATTCGTACCGTGTGTATAAGCTTGTAATGCTGCAGTGAAAATCTGGAATATACGGAAGTTTTTGTTCGTTTTCGTTAAGTTAAAGTTTTTAAATACCACTTTAAAAATACTATATACGATGTAACCAATAACAAAAGCGATAATCGGTGAAATGATTAAAGCTTCAAGAATTTTTATAAACCCTTTATAGTTTAATGAGCTAATACCAGCAGCAGCAATTGCTGCACCTGCAATTGCACCAATAATCGCATGGGAAGAACTACTTGGAATACCATAGTACCAAGTAATCAAATTCCAAGCTATTGCCGCAAGCAAAGCAGCTAAAATTACAAGAGAACCATTTTGCAAGGCAAATGGGTCAACGATATCTTTTGTAATCGTTTTTGCTACACCTGTAAATGTCATCGCACCTAAAAAGTTCATAATAGCTGCCATAATAATTGCATGTCTAGGCTTTAGAGCTTTCGTTGAAACAGCCGTTGCAATAGCGTTTGCTGTATCGTGAAATCCATTGATAAAGTCAAAAGCTAAAGCGCAAATGACTACTAAAACGGTCAGTATCAAGAGTGTATCCATGATCAAACTCCTTACGCGTTCTTCATAATGATTGTTTCTAATACGTTTGCAACGCTTTGACAGCTATCAGCTACTTCTTCAAGCTCTTCGTAAATCTCTTTAAATTGAATAATCTTAATCGGATCTTTCTCACGAGAGAATAAGTGCTTAATCGCATGACGGCGAATATCATCACATTGTGACTCGTAATCCTTAATTTTAATCGCATTTGTACGAATATCGACTAATTTCTTTTTAGATAGTAATTCAACAGAGTTTGCAATTTCAATCGCACATTGATTAATTGCTTCTACAAATTTAATCATGTATTCATCAGCTTCTGTAATAGAATACATTTCGAATAGACCAGCACTATGATCTAATCCGTCTAATACATCATCCATACTCATTGCAAGCTGTAGGATGTCTTCACGTTCAATAGGAGTAATAAACGCTTTGTTTAGCTCCATAATGATTTCGTGAATGAATGAGTCACCTTTTGACTCATACTCTTTCATGCGCATAGAAAACTCTTTTAAATCGCTAGCATTTTTAATTTTATACTCCACGAAAAACTGCGCGCCTTCTTTTAAATTTTCGGAAACATTCATTAGCATTTCAGAAAATTTATCTTTCTTTGATTTAAAGACCATTATTGTTACCCCCACAAAAGTAATATATGTAAAATATATTGGCTAATCAATTCTAACAAAAAACTGTCGTTTTTTAAAACATTTTATCGAAAAGTTTACAAAAACTTAACATAACTCTCATTGTTGTATTAATAATATTAATACTGAATAGTGAATATCTTACTTGTAGAATGTCCTTTTCTTGTGAAAAGTATGAATGTGAAAGAAAAGCTTTACACTATAGGAACGAGTACGTTATTATAATAAATTTAAAAGGAGGTATATTCTTCCTTTTAAAAAGAAGAGTGTAAACAAATGAAGGAAGTGAACGAATGAAATTGAAGAACACTCACTTTAAAAAAACGCTTGAGTGGTTCAATGAGAGGAAGAAACTACGCAATTCATTAATTATATTGGGAAGTTTACTTGTTACTCTATTTATTGTTGTAAATATAATAATTTCCATTCAAGATATATCTGAATTAAAACAAGCTGTTCCACAACCGACTTTAATTTATGATGCAAATAATGAAGTTGCGACTAAATTAGCTTCTTCTAAAACAGAAGGGGTCAAAAGGAAAGATATTCCTGATATTATGGTTCAAGCAATTGTTGCAGTAGAAGATAAGGAATTTTTTAGTCATCATGGTATTTACTATAGTGGAATCATAAGCGCTGTATTTAAGAACATTACAGCTGGTGAAGTTGTGGCTGGTGGTAGTACAATTACACAACAACTTGCAAAAAATGTATTTTTAACACAAGATCGCACATACTCACGTAAAATAAAGGAATATTTTTTAACAAAAAAAATAGAGCGTACTTATTCAAAAGATGAAATTATAGAAATGTATATGAATCAAATTTATTTTGGTGAAGGTGCTTGGGGGATAAAAAGAGCAGCCAAATCTTATTTTGATAAAGATGTAAAAGACTTAACAATTTCAGAAGCTGCAACGATTGCAGGATTAATTAAAGCGCCATCTGCGTATTCGCCGTATAAAAACTTTAATAAATCCATTGAAAGACGTAATGTCGTATTAAGTTTAATGAAGGAACAAGGATATATTTCTGAAGAACAATATAATCAGGAGAAAGAATCAGGTCTTGTATTACGACGTGGTGTTGACGATAAATATAAGGGGAAATATTCTCAATACGTAGATTATATTGTTAGAGAAGCGATGGACAAGTATGAATTAACACAAAATGAAATTTTAGCAGGTGGTTATCGTATTTATACGGAACTTGACCCGAAAAAACAACAAGCGGTTGAAGATGTTGTGAATAATGATAGTTATTTTAAAGATAGTGGTTCAGATCAGCTTATGCAAACTGGAGTGGTCCTTATGAATCCAAAAACTGGCGGTGTTCCAGCTTTAGTTGGAGGTAGAGGGCCTTATCAATTTTTACAGTTTAATCATGCAACACAATTAAAAAGACAGCCAGGTTCAACGTTAAAGCCTCTTGCAGTGTATGTACCAGCATTAGAGCAAGGATATGAAGTATACGATGTATTAAAAGATGAACCGTTTAATATTAAAGAATATGCACCACAAAATAGTGATCATACGTTCCATGGGAATGTGACGATGTATGAAGCGGTGGCAAAGTCATATAATGTTTCAGCAGTTTGGCTATTAGAGCAAATAGGATTAGATAAAGGATTGAAATCTTTAGAGCGGTTTGGTATTCCATTAGAGCCTGAAGACCGTACGTATCCGATTGCTTTAGGCGGGATGCATGTAGGTACATCTCCATTTGTAATGGCCCAAGCATATAGTACATTTGCAAATGATGGTGTTCAAGTGGAGGCCCATGCAATTAGAGAAATTCAAAACGCTGAAGGTGAAACGATTGGGAAATGGTATAAGAAAGAGACACGGGTGACGAGTGAGAAAATTGCTCAAAAGATGACATATTTATTAAAAGGTGTTGTCGAAAAGGGAACAGGTGAAAAAGCGAAAGTTAATAATGTTGATACGGCGGGTAAAACAGGTACTACTCAAATTGTAAATGGTCCAAGAAATGGTGCAAAAGATTCATGGTTTGTTGGATATACGCCAGATTTAGT
Encoded here:
- the hmpA gene encoding NO-inducible flavohemoprotein — its product is MLSAKTIEIVKSTVPLLQEKGVEITTRFYQILFSEHPELLNIFNHTNQKKGRQQQALANAVYAAAMYIDNLEAIIPVVKQIGHKHRSLGIKAEHYPIVGTCLLRAIKEVAGAPDEVLNAWGEAYGVIADAFISIEADMYEEVAHKEGGWKDFRNFVIVKKVKESDVITSFYLKPEDGGKVSSFIPGQYVTIQINIEGETYTHNRQYSLSDAPGKEYYRISVKKEKGVDTPDGKVSNYLHDHVGEGDVLPVSAPAGDFVLNMESTLPVVLISGGVGITPMMSMLNALIEQKSKRNVCFVHAAINSNTHAMKEHVETVEKEYEQVKAYTCYSSPTEQDVEMKNFDKEGFTEREWLQTIIPTTEAEFYFCGPVPFMKHINAALIDLGVKQENIHYEFFGPAASLQ
- a CDS encoding Crp/Fnr family transcriptional regulator, whose amino-acid sequence is MILHKGDILFRQGEDGPLYFIKTGLLKVIRLEEDGTPFLFNIIVPGETIPHHSLISPKEYHGTAIALMKTEVEPIISNDWYDKLQANPASYANIAMQLQSKLRMMQQRIDQLTTVSPKERLHRLQEWFTLYLGDIPIYEILTQTEIGQLIGVRRETVNRLLREQAKNEVK
- a CDS encoding sulfite exporter TauE/SafE family protein, coding for MEYIMLLFIGLIAGTVGSLVGLGGGIIIVPLLIGLHSLSPQLAVGTSMVTVVFTGLSSTLTYMKHKRVDYKSGLILFIGSGPGGIIGSWANKFLNQDTFSLYFGIFLIFVSILLILRDKLKPLSLSNMTVIKRSFTDNEGNTVDYQFPPFLAIFIAFIVGFISGLFGIGGGALLVPAMMLLFAFPAHIAVATSMFIVFLSAIVSSLTHISLGNVSWAYALILIPGAWIGGKIGAYINTKLSGNAVINLLRITLIILGTRLIITSFL
- a CDS encoding inorganic phosphate transporter, producing MDTLLILTVLVVICALAFDFINGFHDTANAIATAVSTKALKPRHAIIMAAIMNFLGAMTFTGVAKTITKDIVDPFALQNGSLVILAALLAAIAWNLITWYYGIPSSSSHAIIGAIAGAAIAAAGISSLNYKGFIKILEALIISPIIAFVIGYIVYSIFKVVFKNFNLTKTNKNFRIFQIFTAALQAYTHGTNDAQKAMGIITMALMANNYHTSGDIPFWVQLSCAIAMGLGTSVGGWKIIKTVGGQIMKIRPVNGVAADLSSSLVIFGATFIHLPVSTTHVISSSILGVGASHRVKGVKWGTAKRMLITWVITLPISASLAALFYYLLHLIF
- a CDS encoding DUF47 domain-containing protein, translating into MVFKSKKDKFSEMLMNVSENLKEGAQFFVEYKIKNASDLKEFSMRMKEYESKGDSFIHEIIMELNKAFITPIEREDILQLAMSMDDVLDGLDHSAGLFEMYSITEADEYMIKFVEAINQCAIEIANSVELLSKKKLVDIRTNAIKIKDYESQCDDIRRHAIKHLFSREKDPIKIIQFKEIYEELEEVADSCQSVANVLETIIMKNA
- a CDS encoding transglycosylase domain-containing protein encodes the protein MKLKNTHFKKTLEWFNERKKLRNSLIILGSLLVTLFIVVNIIISIQDISELKQAVPQPTLIYDANNEVATKLASSKTEGVKRKDIPDIMVQAIVAVEDKEFFSHHGIYYSGIISAVFKNITAGEVVAGGSTITQQLAKNVFLTQDRTYSRKIKEYFLTKKIERTYSKDEIIEMYMNQIYFGEGAWGIKRAAKSYFDKDVKDLTISEAATIAGLIKAPSAYSPYKNFNKSIERRNVVLSLMKEQGYISEEQYNQEKESGLVLRRGVDDKYKGKYSQYVDYIVREAMDKYELTQNEILAGGYRIYTELDPKKQQAVEDVVNNDSYFKDSGSDQLMQTGVVLMNPKTGGVPALVGGRGPYQFLQFNHATQLKRQPGSTLKPLAVYVPALEQGYEVYDVLKDEPFNIKEYAPQNSDHTFHGNVTMYEAVAKSYNVSAVWLLEQIGLDKGLKSLERFGIPLEPEDRTYPIALGGMHVGTSPFVMAQAYSTFANDGVQVEAHAIREIQNAEGETIGKWYKKETRVTSEKIAQKMTYLLKGVVEKGTGEKAKVNNVDTAGKTGTTQIVNGPRNGAKDSWFVGYTPDLVGAIWVGYDKTDSEHYVPGGSQITTTMFRDIMKKANVNPAQKAFQLSLIPEADYKKQLQTIEEEKRRKEEEKRRKEEEQQRKQEQQEWFDKVKEWIPSFW